The genomic window TAATCTGTCAACTTTTTCTAACCCTAAAACTAACGGTTGCTGAATTTCCGGGAATAAATAGCGTTCAAAGTAATTTTTACAAGACTTCATATAGCCAAAGCGCTTTCCAGATTTCCAATGTTCATCAAGTTGTTGCAGTAATTTTTCTAGTAATTCTCGATTATTCACTGCTACTGCTTCGGTGACAGTATCGCAAAACCACCGCAGGAATTTATTTAAGTCGGAGAAAAACTCCTCGTCTACTATCTGAAAATCGATGGTTACTACTTTATTACCTTGGTTTTCTGCTTGTTGGAGAATCCGCGCGAGAAGTGAAGATTTACCCATGTGCTGCGGTGCTTTGATGCGAATTAAAGAACCAGGTTTTTTGATTTCCGCATAACAACGTTGCTCAATAGGCAGACGTTCTATATAAAAGGGCGAATCTAATGGCACTTCTCCTTCTGGATATTCCAGGTCGAGAGTTAAAGATGGGGAGTTGGGAGTCGCAACGGGGGAAGGTAAAGGAGACCAGGAAGAAGAACTATTTATTTTTTGTACTTTCTGTGTATGCAGATTTGCCAATGCTTCAAAATCGGCAATTTCGTTAACTTCAAAACCTAATACTTTACAAAGTTCGTAGAAGTTGAGGTATTCAACTGTCCTACCGTTGAGGAAAAAGTTAATTACAGATTGACTAAGTTCTATTGTCTCAGCTAAATCTATTTGACGGGCAAAGCCTTTTTGTAGCATTCTTTGCTTGACAAGGGGAACACACTCTGGCTTTACTCTGATTCCGCGTGGCATAGCTGAGTTATAAACAAACTACAAAATTTAGCTTACAGGATAAGTATTTGTTTGGTAAAGTTAATGACAACTCAATAGCAACTCCAATCAGAACTCAATATTCTATAAATTAAGCTCAAGGTAGGTATAGACGTAATTTTTTATTCAAAACTAAATTATGACGGGAGACTACGAGTATAAAGTTGGTGGCAGTTTAGAATCAGATGCTCCCAGCTATGTGAAACGACAAGCGGATTCTGACCTTTATCATGGATTAAAGGCAGGGGAGCTATGTTATGTTTTTAACTCCCGGCAGATGGGTAAAACGAGTTTGTTGGTGCGGACGATGAAACAGCTACAAGCTGATGGTTTTGCTTGTGGTGTAATTGATATTTCTGGATTGGGTAGTCAAGATATTACCATTGAGCAGTGGTATGGAAGTATTATTGATAGTCTATTAAATGAACTGAATTTTGTTGAACCGGAAGACTTAGCTGTATGGTGGGACAAATCTATCGAAATTTCGCCAGTGCGACGTTTGGGGAAACTCTTTGATGAATTGTTACTGCCAAATATTAACAAAAATATAGTAATTTTTCTAGATGAGATTGATAGTATTCTTCGTTTAGACTTTCCTGCTGATGATTTTTTCGCTTTAATTAGAAGCTGTTATCAAAGACGCTCTTTCAAAGCAGAATATAAGCGGTTGAATTTTGCGTTGTTTGGTGTAGCGACACCTTCAGATTTGATTAAAGATGAGGAAAGAACGCCGTTTAATATTGGCAGAGCGATTCAACTATATGGTTTTAAGTTAGATGAAGTTGTACCTTTGTCAAAAGGGTTTGAGGGGAAAGTAGAGAATCCGCAAGCTTTAATGCAGGAGGTTTTGGCTTGGACAGGGGGACAACCTTTATTGACGCAGAAGGTTTGTAATTTGTTAAAGCTAACTTTGAAAAAACCTCCCTCCAAACTTCTTTCCGACGAGGAGAGAGGCTTTGAATTTATTACCAATACCATACAACAAAGAGGGGAAGACATTGATAATTCCCCTCTTTGCTTTGAGGAGGGTTTAGGGGAGAGGTTTTCAATTACGCAGTTTGTGGAAGGGGTGGTAAGAAATGGGATTATTGATAATTGGGAAGCTCAGGATAAAGAAGAACATTTAAAAACAATTCGGGATAGGGTGCTGGTTAATGAGGGAATTTCTGTAGCTTTGTTGGGGTTATATCAGCAAATTTTGCAGCAGAGTGAAATTGCTATTAATGGTAGCCCTGAACAAATGAGGTTACGTTTGACTGGGGTGGTAGTAGAACAGCAGACAAAATTAAGGGTTTATAACAACATTTATGCGAATGTCTTTGATATTAATTGGGTTGAGAATGAACTAGGTAAATTACGTCCCTATACTAATAATTTAAAAGCTTGGCAAGAGAGTGGATACCAGGATGAGTCCTGTTTGTTGCGAGGAGAAGAGTTAGAAATTGCTCGTGTTTGGGCTGGTGGGAAAAGTTTGAGTGATGTTGATTATAGATTTTTATCTACGAGTGTAGAAGCAGAGTTAAATCAAAAGGTTGCGGAGGCAGAAGTCAGACAAAATAAAGCTTTGGAGAAAGAGAGACAAGCTAATCAGCGTTTGACGGAAGCAGAAGGGAAGACAAAGAGACAGGTTCGTATTAGCATTGTTGCTTCGGTTTTTTTGGCGCTGTCGATAATTGGTGCGTTAGCTGCATTGATAACGGCAGGTGAAGCTATTAAAAAACAAGGTTTAGCTACTTCAAAACTAAATAATGCAAATAAAGAACTGCAATCTGTTACTGACCAAAAACAAAAAGCTGAGGCTGCATTAACAGAAGCACAAGCCAACGAAAAAAGTGCAAATGCTAATTTTAAAAAAGCGACTGAGGATGTAAAAAAGAAAGAGCAAGATTTGCTGCAAAAAGACCAACAATTAAATATCGCAAAAGAAAAAGAGAAATCTGCAAACAAAGCTGCGAAACAAGCACAGAGAGACCAACAACAAGCACAGCAGCAAGCACAATTAGCTCAACAAGAACGTCAACAAGCAGAACAAGCACGTCAAACAGCTGTAGTTGGATTAACCATAGCCAAGCAACAACAAGAGTCAGCGCAAAATCAGCGAAAAAACGCAGAAGAACAACGCAACAATGCCCTGACGGCTACGCGATTAGAACAAGTGGGAGTTAGAACATTGCGCCAGTTCTATGTAGGAGGGCAAATTGAGAATTTGGTAGAAATAATGCGGACTGGAAGGGAGTTGAAAGGCTTAGTTAAAGGTAAACAATCTTTGGCTGATTACCCAGCTTACAGCCCATTATTTAGTTTACAGGAAATTTTGTTAAACATTCGCGAACGCAATCAGTTAAAGGAGCATCAACGTGAAGTTAGCAGCGTCGTGTTTAGTCCCGACGGCAAAACCTTAGCTTCTGCTAGTGACGACAAGACCATAAAATTGTGGGATGTGAAGACGGGAAAAGAAATGGGAAAAGAAATTATTTCCCTCACTGGACATCAAAGTTATGTTAGCAGCATCGTGTTTAGTCCCGATGGCAAAACCTTAGCTTCTGCGAGTGGAGACAAGACCATAAAATTATGGGATGTGGGGACGGGAAAAGAAATTACTTCCCTCACTGGACATCGAAATTATGTCAGCAGTGTTGTGTTTAGTCCCGACGGCAAAACCTTAGCTTCTGCTAGTGGGGACAAGACCATAAAATTGTGGGATGTGAAGACGGGAAAAGAAATTACTTCCCTCACTGGACATCGAAATTATGTCAGCAGTGTTGTGTTTAGTCCCGACGGCAAAACCTTAGCTTCTGCGAGTTGGGACAAGACCATAAAATTGTGGGATGTAGAGACGAGAAAAGAAATTACCTCCCTGACTGGACATCAAGATACAGTCAGCAGCGTCGTGTTTAGTCCCAACGGCAAAACCTTAGCTTCTGCGAGTTGGGACAAGACCATAAAATTGTGGGATGTAGAGACGAGAAAAGAAATTACCTCTCTAACTGGACATCAACATGAAGTCAGGAGCGTCATGTTTAGTCCAGACGGCAAAACCTTAGCTTCTGCTAGTCATGACAAAACCATAAAATTGTGGAATCTAAAGACAAGAAAAGAAATTACCTCCCTCACTGGACATCAACATGAAGTCACCAGTGTCATGTTTAGTCCCAATGGCAAAACCTTAGCTTCTGCGAGTTGGGACAGCACCATAAAATTGTGGAATCTAAAGACAAGAAAAGAAATTACCTCCCTGACTGGACATCAAGATACAGTCAGCAGCGTCGTGTTTAGTCCCAACGGCAAAACCTTAGCTTCTGCTAGTTGGGACAACACCATAAAATTGTGGGATGTAGAGACGAGAAAAGAAATTACCTCCCTGACTGGACATCAACGTGAAGTTACCAACGTCGTGTTTAGTCCCGACGGCAAAACCTTAGCTTCTGCTAGTTCAGACAACACCATAAAATTGTGGGATGTAGAGACGAGAAAAGAAATTACCTCCTTAACTGGACATCAACTTACAGTCACCAGTGTAGTGTTTAGTCCCGACGGCAAAACCTTGGCTTCTACTAGTTATGACAACACCATAAAATTGTGGGATATGGGGACGAGAAAAGAAATTACCTCCCTAACTGGACATCAATACATAGTTAGCAGAGTCTTATTTAGTCCCGACGGCAAAACCTTAGCTTCTGCTAGTTCAGACAAGACCATAAAATTGTGGGATGTGAGGACGAGAAAAGAAATTACCTCCCTGACTGGACATCGAGGTTGGGTCAGCAGCGTCGTGTTTAGTCCAGACGGCAAAACTTTAGCTTCTGCGAGTGGGGACAGCACCATAAAATTGTGGAATCTAAAGACAGGAAAAGAAATTACCTCTCTAACTGGACATCTATATATAGTTAGCAGCGTTGTGTTTAGTCCCGACGGCAAAACCTTAGCTTCTGCTAGTTCAGACAACACCATAAAATTGTGGGATGTAGAGACGAGAAAAGAAATTACCTCCCTGACTGGACATCAAGATGCAATCAGCAGCGTCGCGTTTAGTCCAGACGGCAAAACCTTAGCTTCTGCCAGTGACGACT from Nostoc sp. UHCC 0870 includes these protein-coding regions:
- a CDS encoding AAA-like domain-containing protein, with the protein product MPRGIRVKPECVPLVKQRMLQKGFARQIDLAETIELSQSVINFFLNGRTVEYLNFYELCKVLGFEVNEIADFEALANLHTQKVQKINSSSSWSPLPSPVATPNSPSLTLDLEYPEGEVPLDSPFYIERLPIEQRCYAEIKKPGSLIRIKAPQHMGKSSLLARILQQAENQGNKVVTIDFQIVDEEFFSDLNKFLRWFCDTVTEAVAVNNRELLEKLLQQLDEHWKSGKRFGYMKSCKNYFERYLFPEIQQPLVLGLEKVDRLFEYPKIYKDFFGLLRAVHEEAKRRDIWKQLRLAIAYSTDAYVPVDINQSPFNVGLALELPEFTHEQVKDLAQRHQLNWNDTEINNLTQLVGGHPFLVRLALFQIANREINLAQFLQTAPTAAGIYSKHLQRQEYILQQQPELGKAMQEIVGNSHPVNLTTEVRFKLYSLGLVKLQNDQVTPRCELYRQYFRTSIKDNHKTI
- a CDS encoding AAA-like domain-containing protein; the protein is MTGDYEYKVGGSLESDAPSYVKRQADSDLYHGLKAGELCYVFNSRQMGKTSLLVRTMKQLQADGFACGVIDISGLGSQDITIEQWYGSIIDSLLNELNFVEPEDLAVWWDKSIEISPVRRLGKLFDELLLPNINKNIVIFLDEIDSILRLDFPADDFFALIRSCYQRRSFKAEYKRLNFALFGVATPSDLIKDEERTPFNIGRAIQLYGFKLDEVVPLSKGFEGKVENPQALMQEVLAWTGGQPLLTQKVCNLLKLTLKKPPSKLLSDEERGFEFITNTIQQRGEDIDNSPLCFEEGLGERFSITQFVEGVVRNGIIDNWEAQDKEEHLKTIRDRVLVNEGISVALLGLYQQILQQSEIAINGSPEQMRLRLTGVVVEQQTKLRVYNNIYANVFDINWVENELGKLRPYTNNLKAWQESGYQDESCLLRGEELEIARVWAGGKSLSDVDYRFLSTSVEAELNQKVAEAEVRQNKALEKERQANQRLTEAEGKTKRQVRISIVASVFLALSIIGALAALITAGEAIKKQGLATSKLNNANKELQSVTDQKQKAEAALTEAQANEKSANANFKKATEDVKKKEQDLLQKDQQLNIAKEKEKSANKAAKQAQRDQQQAQQQAQLAQQERQQAEQARQTAVVGLTIAKQQQESAQNQRKNAEEQRNNALTATRLEQVGVRTLRQFYVGGQIENLVEIMRTGRELKGLVKGKQSLADYPAYSPLFSLQEILLNIRERNQLKEHQREVSSVVFSPDGKTLASASDDKTIKLWDVKTGKEMGKEIISLTGHQSYVSSIVFSPDGKTLASASGDKTIKLWDVGTGKEITSLTGHRNYVSSVVFSPDGKTLASASGDKTIKLWDVKTGKEITSLTGHRNYVSSVVFSPDGKTLASASWDKTIKLWDVETRKEITSLTGHQDTVSSVVFSPNGKTLASASWDKTIKLWDVETRKEITSLTGHQHEVRSVMFSPDGKTLASASHDKTIKLWNLKTRKEITSLTGHQHEVTSVMFSPNGKTLASASWDSTIKLWNLKTRKEITSLTGHQDTVSSVVFSPNGKTLASASWDNTIKLWDVETRKEITSLTGHQREVTNVVFSPDGKTLASASSDNTIKLWDVETRKEITSLTGHQLTVTSVVFSPDGKTLASTSYDNTIKLWDMGTRKEITSLTGHQYIVSRVLFSPDGKTLASASSDKTIKLWDVRTRKEITSLTGHRGWVSSVVFSPDGKTLASASGDSTIKLWNLKTGKEITSLTGHLYIVSSVVFSPDGKTLASASSDNTIKLWDVETRKEITSLTGHQDAISSVAFSPDGKTLASASDDYTIKLWSLDLDYLLAQGCNHLKDYLATRDQLRQEICPNK